One window from the genome of Cyclobacterium amurskyense encodes:
- a CDS encoding DUF4403 family protein — MPRYSLIILVFLLTAYTSCSSLKLNGPEAQAPPPALPKAELSLHLGLEIPLSFVQGKINESLTEKLFKEEGLELGNGLFADVDLKKNGLLSLSATDEGKLLVGLPVFLDGKVRLEKKIFGQKISSAIPFQENLSPQVSFIPQINSDYSFGIEELDILSWGKPLQYDFLGFNIDFEPLVKQKMIGVMEDQLRSGSLKSIDIKSIANDFWSTFGKPRYLDNGLSASYLYTQPEKLAIHDEFTKDQQLILNIGLEGEILRQKERPLATQLSPLPPVTQEKVEGNDFSLTLPIYVGFEEMAAYLDEKLKDSLITVEKQTKLLPQKFSLRHFGERTMITMEFIGKRVGKKDINGTFYLAGKPAYDANSQSIVLENVDFKLVTKSFLANTTNWMKRRKVLKAIQKKAVFPVGDNLEGAKAELLEKSQMKLSLFKLTLQSPEIFIDGIYPSTTGLDIYVRTSAGVNVEWNP, encoded by the coding sequence ATGCCAAGATACTCACTCATTATATTAGTCTTCCTTTTGACTGCTTACACAAGTTGCAGCAGTCTCAAATTGAATGGTCCAGAGGCGCAAGCCCCTCCACCAGCTTTACCTAAAGCAGAACTGTCCTTACACCTAGGTCTTGAAATTCCATTGTCTTTTGTACAGGGGAAAATAAATGAGAGCCTAACCGAAAAATTATTTAAGGAAGAAGGTCTGGAGCTCGGAAACGGGCTGTTTGCAGATGTAGATTTGAAAAAAAATGGTCTGCTTAGCCTATCAGCTACAGACGAAGGGAAATTGTTGGTCGGTCTTCCTGTGTTTTTGGATGGTAAAGTCAGACTGGAGAAAAAGATATTCGGACAAAAGATATCCTCTGCCATTCCCTTTCAGGAAAATCTCTCTCCACAAGTCAGTTTCATCCCTCAAATCAACAGTGACTACAGTTTCGGAATAGAGGAACTTGATATACTCTCTTGGGGCAAACCTCTTCAATATGACTTCCTAGGCTTTAACATTGACTTCGAACCTTTGGTCAAGCAGAAAATGATTGGAGTTATGGAAGATCAACTGAGATCAGGTTCATTAAAGTCAATAGACATAAAAAGCATTGCCAATGATTTTTGGTCCACTTTTGGAAAACCAAGGTACCTGGACAATGGCCTATCAGCAAGTTACCTGTATACCCAACCAGAGAAATTAGCCATTCATGATGAGTTTACCAAAGACCAGCAGCTAATCTTGAATATAGGTCTGGAAGGTGAAATTCTACGACAAAAAGAACGTCCTCTTGCCACTCAACTGTCCCCACTCCCTCCGGTTACGCAGGAAAAGGTAGAAGGAAATGACTTTAGCCTAACCCTTCCCATCTACGTCGGTTTTGAGGAAATGGCCGCCTACCTTGACGAAAAGTTGAAAGACAGTCTGATAACTGTAGAAAAGCAAACAAAGTTGCTACCTCAAAAATTTAGCCTGCGTCATTTTGGAGAAAGGACAATGATAACCATGGAGTTTATCGGCAAAAGAGTTGGAAAAAAAGACATCAATGGCACCTTTTACTTGGCAGGAAAGCCTGCATATGATGCAAATTCACAATCCATCGTACTGGAGAATGTAGATTTCAAACTGGTGACTAAAAGCTTTCTGGCCAATACCACCAACTGGATGAAGCGAAGAAAAGTGCTCAAGGCCATACAGAAAAAGGCTGTATTTCCAGTTGGAGACAACTTGGAAGGAGCAAAGGCTGAATTGTTGGAGAAAAGTCAAATGAAATTAAGTCTATTCAAACTTACATTACAATCTCCTGAAATTTTCATAGATGGGATATATCCCTCCACCACAGGCTTGGACATCTATGTGCGTACTTCAGCAGGAGTAAATGTAGAATGGAATCCCTAA
- the ytxJ gene encoding bacillithiol system redox-active protein YtxJ: MSWIKLEDVAQISKIKEESNEKPVVIFKHSTSCSISGMAWNRVQRNWKATDSDKITPYYLDLLSYRALSNAIAEEFGVTHASPQVIVVKDGKAVYNNSHMGINYDEIVSLAE, encoded by the coding sequence ATGAGTTGGATAAAATTAGAGGATGTTGCTCAGATAAGTAAAATCAAAGAAGAGAGCAACGAAAAACCGGTTGTTATTTTTAAGCATTCTACCAGCTGTTCGATAAGTGGTATGGCCTGGAACAGGGTGCAGAGAAACTGGAAAGCTACTGATAGTGATAAAATCACTCCTTATTATCTTGACCTTTTGTCCTATAGGGCCTTGTCCAATGCGATTGCTGAGGAATTTGGTGTAACACATGCGTCTCCACAAGTGATTGTAGTCAAAGATGGAAAGGCTGTTTATAATAATAGCCATATGGGCATCAACTACGATGAGATTGTTTCATTGGCGGAATAG
- a CDS encoding DUF294 nucleotidyltransferase-like domain-containing protein, with protein sequence MSNVIVNRVIDFLKKFPPFSFLSPELLSQVAKEVDLVYFEKDEFLFQKGEPAKNYFFVVKDGAVKLTDFIDGEEQTIELCDEGDVFGVLALLGKRPYILNAKANENSLVMAVPVGIFDKILLENSQVSLYFASGFASGQVVVRSDLSQTQKVRSLLVNNSHQNGLLLFPGQAAINYSQPVIQCRIGETIAQAVGKMSADKVGSIVIVDENNHPQGIITDKDLRNRLIAKGLPYDTLVEKIMSYPVITAKKDLEFSQIYLNMVKNRLHHLVFTEDGTNQSKLIGIISDHDILLSQGNSPAVLIKALQDSSDVHEIAKLRNQAEGMLIYFLENELAIDFIAGIITEINDTIIQRAIHIAKSRHSADFPEVCETPFCFLGLGSEGRGEQLLRTDIDNAMVYEDVPEALEENTRRFMHLIARDVMDILFASGFHSCPAEMMANNPEWCQPLSKWKSYFSHWISKPDQQSLLMASIFFDFRAIAGKAALAEALTAHVYEQISSEKIFLNFFAKNALLNPPPLGFFRNFIVEKSGAHAEKFDIKLRAMMPLADAARVLVLNHQVVGVNNTFKRYEKLAELEPNQAELYKDAGKAYEIFMRFRALEGLSASSSGRFIKPDSLGKLQRQLLKNAFFPIDEIQKILRVRFQLDYFGK encoded by the coding sequence ATGAGCAATGTCATCGTTAATAGGGTTATTGATTTCCTGAAAAAATTTCCTCCCTTCAGTTTTTTGTCCCCTGAGCTCCTGTCTCAAGTGGCCAAAGAAGTGGATCTGGTTTATTTTGAAAAAGATGAGTTTCTGTTTCAGAAAGGAGAACCAGCCAAAAATTATTTTTTTGTAGTCAAGGATGGAGCGGTCAAATTGACCGATTTTATAGATGGGGAAGAACAAACAATTGAGCTGTGCGATGAAGGTGATGTATTTGGGGTGTTGGCCTTATTGGGTAAGCGACCTTATATACTGAATGCCAAAGCCAATGAAAACAGCCTTGTTATGGCTGTTCCAGTTGGGATTTTTGATAAAATATTATTGGAAAACAGTCAGGTAAGTTTGTATTTTGCTTCCGGTTTTGCTTCGGGTCAGGTAGTAGTCCGTTCAGACCTCTCCCAAACCCAGAAAGTACGTTCCCTATTAGTCAACAATTCCCACCAAAATGGCCTTTTGCTTTTTCCCGGCCAGGCTGCAATCAATTATTCCCAACCGGTAATTCAATGCCGTATTGGTGAGACCATCGCTCAGGCCGTAGGGAAAATGAGTGCAGATAAAGTGGGCTCTATCGTTATCGTGGATGAAAATAATCATCCACAAGGGATCATTACAGACAAAGACCTAAGAAACCGCTTGATAGCAAAAGGGCTGCCCTATGATACACTTGTAGAGAAAATCATGAGTTACCCGGTCATTACTGCGAAAAAAGACCTTGAATTTTCACAGATCTACCTTAACATGGTAAAAAACAGGTTGCATCACCTTGTTTTTACTGAAGATGGGACGAACCAGTCCAAGTTAATAGGTATTATTTCTGACCATGACATTCTACTTTCTCAGGGGAACAGTCCGGCAGTATTGATCAAAGCATTGCAGGATAGCAGTGATGTACATGAAATCGCCAAATTGAGAAATCAGGCAGAGGGAATGTTGATCTACTTCCTGGAAAATGAGCTGGCCATTGATTTTATTGCTGGCATTATCACAGAGATCAACGATACCATTATACAGCGGGCCATACATATTGCCAAATCAAGGCATTCGGCAGATTTTCCGGAAGTGTGTGAAACGCCATTTTGTTTCCTTGGACTTGGATCTGAAGGCCGAGGGGAGCAATTGTTGCGTACAGATATAGACAATGCAATGGTCTATGAGGATGTTCCGGAGGCACTGGAAGAAAACACAAGAAGGTTTATGCACCTTATTGCTAGGGATGTGATGGACATATTGTTTGCCTCTGGCTTTCATTCCTGCCCCGCAGAGATGATGGCCAACAATCCTGAATGGTGTCAACCCTTGTCAAAGTGGAAAAGCTATTTCAGTCATTGGATCAGTAAACCTGACCAGCAATCCCTTTTGATGGCCTCTATATTCTTTGATTTCAGGGCCATTGCGGGAAAGGCAGCGCTGGCAGAGGCACTGACAGCACATGTGTATGAGCAAATAAGTAGTGAGAAGATCTTTCTTAATTTCTTTGCTAAAAATGCTTTGTTGAATCCGCCACCACTAGGGTTCTTTAGAAATTTTATCGTAGAGAAATCTGGTGCACATGCAGAGAAATTTGACATTAAATTAAGGGCCATGATGCCTTTAGCTGATGCGGCCAGGGTCCTTGTGCTCAACCATCAGGTAGTAGGAGTCAACAATACTTTTAAGCGCTATGAAAAGCTGGCAGAACTCGAACCCAACCAGGCTGAACTTTACAAAGATGCTGGTAAGGCCTATGAAATATTCATGAGGTTCAGGGCTTTGGAGGGATTGTCTGCTTCTTCTTCAGGTAGATTCATAAAGCCAGACTCTTTGGGAAAGCTTCAGCGGCAATTGTTGAAAAATGCTTTCTTTCCCATTGATGAAATACAAAAAATATTGAGGGTAAGATTTCAACTGGATTATTTTGGTAAATAA
- a CDS encoding outer membrane beta-barrel protein yields MRIFTFLTLLALSMAFTPLLAQQNRQGPPMISGTVVDKKTQEPMIGANILLRNQQDSLISNTTTGANGSFSIAYPRLPVFKLEITYVGFEKVIKEFRRGMPLELGEISIGEDSQLLGEVTIEGENVVGEMRGDTAVFNANAFKTRENAMAEDLIGKLPGVTIENGKVQAQGEDVQKILVDGREFFGSDPSIALKNLPADAIESVEVLDQKSDQSRLTGLDDGNYAKTINIITKGNMRNSYFGRVYGGYGADDRYSVGGNINFFNGARRISIIGMANNVNQQNFSSDDMLGVSGGVGGGRRRGSQGGGNFGVSQNNGIVTTNSLGLNYSDKWGEKINFTGSYFFNATENAILDNTNRQTVISEDNSQVYQESQISNINNNNHRANARIEYDINDKNALIIRPSINFQDNRSFTNLEGLNLDQNLDSLSDTRNQTGIETSGYTISNNLTYRYKFDKRGRTISTDLSTSWNERDQLTDLISANKDYVRNSFDTLVQQSSALSDGFNYNANITYTEPISEKSVATASYQIGNNKSAADQKTFQLANEQGIMVLDTALSNEFDNKFLTQKTGLGYRYNNEGLNINMNVDYQYAQLNNVSVFPTEGVFNKDFKNILPTVTMNYKNEGGTRFRFRYRTRTNEPSVNQLQNVIDNTNPLNLSVGNPSLGQSYNNSIFANISKFDMETNKTFFMFLLGSFTNNYIGTNTFVAPQDTLINNEVLLSRGGQITTPVNLNGQMSTRLFVNYGTSIPKWKTKVNLNPGVSYSRTPGIINGQTNINESIDISQGITFASNISKDVDFNLTTRGSYSIVNSSLQTALENNYYTQTSNLKFYYSPNDGKTFISNNVSHVLYSGLAEGFDQSIWLWNIEAGYRFLKNNKGELKVYVFDLLKQNNSVSRTISDVSVSDVYSNVMTRYAMVSFTYIIGKFKKSDLPADDRGGRPGGYPGRRPGGARSW; encoded by the coding sequence ATGAGGATTTTTACTTTTCTTACCCTTCTTGCCCTGAGTATGGCATTTACACCGCTTTTGGCACAGCAAAACCGACAGGGACCACCGATGATCAGTGGAACCGTAGTGGACAAAAAGACCCAGGAACCCATGATTGGGGCCAATATCTTGCTTAGAAACCAGCAGGATTCGCTTATCAGCAATACCACTACCGGGGCAAATGGTAGTTTTTCTATTGCTTATCCTCGACTTCCCGTTTTTAAACTGGAAATTACCTATGTGGGATTTGAAAAAGTTATCAAAGAGTTTCGTCGTGGAATGCCTTTGGAACTTGGTGAAATCAGCATAGGCGAAGACAGTCAGTTGCTAGGCGAGGTGACCATAGAAGGTGAAAATGTGGTGGGTGAGATGAGAGGAGACACCGCAGTGTTCAATGCCAATGCCTTTAAAACCAGGGAGAATGCCATGGCCGAAGATCTTATTGGTAAACTTCCCGGTGTGACCATTGAAAATGGAAAAGTTCAAGCCCAAGGCGAAGACGTTCAGAAGATCTTGGTAGATGGTAGAGAATTTTTTGGTAGTGACCCATCTATTGCGCTTAAGAATTTGCCTGCAGATGCCATTGAAAGTGTAGAAGTATTGGACCAAAAATCTGACCAATCCAGATTGACCGGATTGGATGACGGCAACTATGCCAAAACCATCAACATTATCACCAAAGGAAACATGCGTAACAGCTATTTTGGTAGAGTATACGGTGGCTATGGAGCAGATGACAGGTATTCTGTAGGTGGTAATATAAATTTCTTTAATGGGGCACGTAGAATTTCCATTATAGGTATGGCCAACAATGTCAACCAACAAAACTTCTCCTCAGATGACATGCTGGGAGTAAGTGGTGGTGTAGGTGGAGGCCGAAGAAGAGGTAGTCAAGGCGGAGGCAATTTTGGTGTGTCCCAAAACAATGGGATCGTAACAACCAATTCTCTTGGACTAAATTACAGTGACAAATGGGGAGAGAAAATCAACTTTACGGGAAGCTATTTTTTCAACGCTACTGAGAACGCGATTTTGGACAATACCAATAGACAAACGGTCATTTCTGAAGACAATAGCCAGGTTTACCAGGAAAGTCAGATCAGCAATATCAATAACAATAACCATCGTGCAAATGCCAGAATTGAATACGATATCAATGACAAAAATGCACTGATCATAAGGCCAAGTATTAATTTTCAAGACAACAGAAGCTTTACTAACCTTGAAGGTTTGAACCTTGACCAAAATCTGGACAGTCTAAGTGATACAAGAAATCAAACTGGGATTGAAACCAGTGGCTATACCATTTCAAATAACCTGACTTATAGGTATAAATTCGATAAAAGAGGTAGAACCATCTCTACAGATCTAAGTACTTCATGGAACGAAAGAGATCAGTTGACAGATTTGATTTCGGCTAACAAAGATTATGTGAGAAATTCCTTTGACACCCTTGTTCAGCAGTCAAGTGCGCTGTCAGATGGATTTAATTACAATGCCAACATTACCTATACCGAGCCAATTAGCGAAAAATCAGTCGCCACAGCTTCTTATCAAATAGGAAATAACAAAAGTGCTGCCGACCAAAAAACCTTTCAGCTAGCCAATGAGCAGGGTATTATGGTTTTAGATACCGCATTGAGTAATGAATTTGACAACAAATTCCTTACCCAAAAAACGGGCTTGGGCTATCGCTATAATAACGAAGGGCTGAATATTAATATGAACGTGGACTACCAATATGCACAACTTAACAATGTGAGCGTATTTCCAACTGAAGGTGTGTTCAACAAGGATTTTAAGAATATACTGCCAACAGTGACGATGAACTATAAAAACGAAGGAGGGACTAGATTCCGATTCAGGTACAGAACCAGAACGAATGAACCTAGTGTGAATCAGTTGCAAAATGTAATTGACAACACCAATCCTTTGAACCTGTCTGTAGGTAATCCATCACTTGGACAAAGTTACAACAATAGTATTTTTGCCAATATCTCGAAGTTTGACATGGAGACCAATAAGACCTTCTTTATGTTTTTATTGGGTTCATTTACCAACAACTATATAGGTACAAATACATTTGTAGCCCCTCAGGATACCCTGATCAACAATGAAGTATTGCTAAGCAGAGGTGGGCAAATTACTACTCCAGTTAACTTAAACGGCCAAATGAGTACCCGACTTTTTGTGAACTATGGTACCAGCATTCCGAAGTGGAAAACAAAGGTTAACCTTAACCCAGGGGTAAGTTATAGCAGAACGCCAGGGATCATCAATGGACAAACCAATATCAATGAGAGTATAGATATTAGTCAGGGCATTACTTTTGCGAGTAATATTAGTAAGGATGTAGATTTTAACTTGACCACTAGGGGAAGTTATTCTATCGTAAACAGTAGTCTCCAGACTGCTTTGGAAAACAACTACTACACCCAGACCAGTAATTTGAAGTTTTATTATTCTCCGAATGATGGAAAAACCTTTATCTCCAATAATGTGAGTCATGTGCTTTACAGTGGGCTTGCAGAAGGTTTTGACCAATCGATTTGGTTGTGGAACATAGAGGCAGGTTATCGCTTCCTTAAAAACAACAAAGGAGAGCTTAAAGTATATGTTTTTGACTTGCTAAAACAAAACAACAGTGTGTCAAGAACCATATCTGATGTATCCGTTTCCGATGTTTATTCAAATGTAATGACCCGTTATGCCATGGTTTCTTTTACTTATATTATTGGTAAGTTCAAGAAATCAGACCTTCCTGCTGATGATCGTGGAGGAAGGCCAGGAGGATATCCAGGCAGAAGGCCGGGCGGTGCCAGAAGCTGGTAA
- a CDS encoding PHP domain-containing protein: protein MSRIYSDWFKVDLHIHTDFSNRTKQNDYDGQFNINTLKTKLLENDVRLFSLTDHNIINTSAYESYYDALVEEDPILLIGCEFDIKVRQDDSTFLTYHTLLIFDENTTEKAHELSQIIEQHFTDKNIDTKERCLTEDEVFELFHPYHFFYIPHAGGHKNIVDAYKGTDIKKAQEMVLLMECAHEKVKEKHRLRHQAEFDKLKDPDFRNKQDEAFINFSDNHNCDIYPTPKNGAPHEFYCLKGEPTFETLRFAFIDPQSRIRKQQDVDLLKNVKKHIATIAIKGIETVDDIELEFSPNLNVIIGGASSGKSLLFNLLGSKIENNKHGFEKYRKDNNSVLIKPSNGHIPQQTLPFNGDEVIYINQGDIVKYFEKGDLKELVNDSGKEEELLNAKEKLQNQKMGLITELESFKNRFDRFNSVYHKDFIIYEGDFDNMLNDKYHFNEFKSSNTLIKFEEKEKLLSDISININGFSSDEIFEITEVEIKTIEQFKKLIQQKQQLIRRKKLVQESIENFIENVDRIIEEKNSTLESSSRAKKEAFKRKNTLTTTCSSLFKEAMDFNSSCNTIEDYKCEEKEEIHVGETVTLVLEIENDTHLKEAVINCINFGNLDKTVYENYLTLVVNNSNLKDYPKYTDQRLIQKLKRESEGILNKFDSPNTYLDYKGNGNSKNKSPGFNSEMYLKTILQQDKCKLVMIDQPEDNLGNTFKNEDLINLLREYKFTKQIILVTHNPSIVVYGDAESIILAENDKGQISYKQLVLEKKKYQKQIIDNLDGGKSIFNMRSRKYNVKKLLNS, encoded by the coding sequence ATGAGTAGGATCTATTCGGATTGGTTTAAAGTAGACTTACATATACATACTGATTTTAGCAATAGGACTAAGCAGAATGATTATGATGGCCAGTTTAATATTAACACCCTAAAAACCAAACTGCTCGAAAATGATGTTAGACTATTTTCTCTGACTGACCATAACATAATTAATACTTCAGCTTACGAAAGTTACTATGATGCACTAGTAGAAGAAGACCCGATTTTATTGATTGGATGTGAATTTGATATCAAAGTTAGACAAGACGACAGCACCTTTCTTACCTACCATACACTTTTAATCTTTGATGAAAATACAACTGAGAAGGCTCATGAATTATCTCAAATAATAGAGCAACATTTCACCGACAAAAACATCGATACAAAAGAAAGGTGCTTAACCGAAGATGAAGTTTTCGAGCTATTTCACCCATATCATTTTTTCTACATCCCTCATGCTGGTGGCCATAAAAATATAGTAGATGCTTATAAGGGAACAGACATTAAAAAAGCACAAGAAATGGTTTTGTTGATGGAATGTGCTCATGAGAAAGTAAAAGAAAAGCACAGGCTTAGACACCAAGCCGAGTTTGATAAATTAAAAGACCCAGATTTTCGAAATAAACAAGATGAGGCTTTTATTAATTTTTCCGATAATCATAATTGTGATATATATCCAACACCTAAAAATGGTGCTCCTCACGAATTTTATTGTTTAAAGGGAGAGCCAACATTTGAAACCTTAAGATTTGCTTTCATTGACCCTCAATCCCGAATAAGAAAGCAACAAGATGTTGACTTACTGAAAAATGTTAAGAAACATATCGCAACTATAGCAATCAAAGGTATTGAAACAGTAGATGATATAGAATTAGAATTCAGTCCTAACCTAAATGTAATTATTGGTGGTGCCTCTTCTGGAAAAAGCCTATTATTTAACCTCTTAGGGTCAAAGATAGAAAACAATAAACATGGTTTCGAAAAGTACAGAAAAGACAATAACAGTGTATTAATTAAACCTTCCAACGGTCATATACCCCAGCAAACTCTTCCATTTAATGGTGATGAAGTTATATATATCAATCAAGGAGATATTGTCAAATATTTTGAAAAAGGAGATTTAAAAGAATTGGTTAACGATTCAGGAAAGGAGGAAGAACTTCTGAATGCTAAAGAAAAACTTCAAAATCAAAAGATGGGTTTAATAACAGAACTTGAGTCTTTCAAAAATAGATTCGATCGATTTAATTCTGTTTATCATAAAGACTTCATTATTTATGAAGGTGATTTTGACAACATGCTTAATGACAAATATCACTTTAACGAATTCAAATCATCGAATACATTAATAAAATTTGAAGAAAAAGAAAAACTGCTTAGCGACATATCTATTAATATAAATGGATTCTCATCTGATGAAATATTCGAGATAACTGAAGTTGAAATTAAAACAATTGAACAGTTCAAAAAACTGATACAACAGAAGCAGCAATTAATTCGTAGAAAAAAATTGGTACAGGAATCAATCGAAAATTTCATTGAAAATGTTGACCGAATAATAGAAGAAAAAAACAGCACATTAGAATCTTCTTCCAGAGCAAAAAAGGAAGCGTTTAAGAGAAAAAACACCTTAACTACTACGTGCTCCTCTTTATTTAAAGAGGCAATGGATTTTAATAGTTCCTGTAATACGATTGAAGACTATAAGTGTGAAGAGAAGGAAGAAATCCATGTGGGAGAAACTGTCACATTGGTCCTAGAAATCGAAAATGACACTCACTTAAAAGAGGCCGTCATCAATTGTATAAATTTCGGCAATTTAGATAAAACAGTTTATGAGAATTATCTGACTTTGGTAGTGAACAATAGCAACCTAAAAGATTACCCAAAATATACAGACCAACGACTAATTCAGAAACTCAAAAGAGAATCTGAGGGCATTTTGAACAAATTTGATTCTCCTAATACATATTTAGACTATAAAGGAAATGGCAATTCCAAAAACAAATCACCAGGATTTAATTCCGAAATGTATTTAAAAACAATTTTACAACAGGACAAATGCAAACTTGTTATGATAGATCAACCTGAGGACAATCTGGGTAATACTTTTAAAAATGAAGACCTTATCAATCTACTTAGGGAGTATAAATTTACTAAGCAGATTATTTTGGTAACGCATAATCCTTCAATAGTTGTTTATGGAGATGCTGAGAGTATAATACTTGCTGAAAATGATAAAGGCCAAATTTCGTACAAACAATTGGTCTTGGAGAAAAAGAAATATCAGAAGCAAATAATTGATAACCTCGATGGGGGAAAGTCAATCTTTAATATGCGCTCTAGAAAGTACAACGTAAAAAAATTACTTAACTCATGA
- a CDS encoding 3'-5' exonuclease → MVDWKSIFGLQSLPKPGYIKAYEQTLTKKISKAKPISELDFLVLDTETTGLDVRKDYVLSYGSVHVTNNRIKIPSSKEFYMRPKKRNKEAVKVHGLIQVRPYISREQLIRSFLEDAANKILVGHHLGFDLAMLEKVGKKLGLKKIKQPCLDTYELAVRLENGKYHDPHAIASQDYSLDKLCERYKIPLDDRHTAAGDAMLTSQLLLKLLKMAEKKGIKTYGDLLS, encoded by the coding sequence ATGGTCGACTGGAAATCTATTTTTGGGCTTCAATCGCTTCCCAAACCTGGGTACATAAAGGCTTATGAGCAGACTTTAACAAAAAAGATTTCTAAGGCAAAACCGATCTCCGAATTGGATTTCTTGGTTTTGGATACAGAAACTACTGGTTTGGATGTTCGGAAAGATTATGTGCTTTCCTATGGATCGGTGCATGTGACCAATAACAGGATAAAAATCCCAAGCTCAAAAGAGTTTTACATGCGACCAAAGAAACGCAACAAAGAAGCAGTAAAAGTCCATGGTTTGATTCAAGTAAGGCCTTATATAAGCCGGGAACAACTGATCAGAAGTTTTCTTGAAGATGCCGCCAATAAAATTTTGGTGGGGCACCACCTTGGCTTTGACTTGGCCATGCTGGAAAAAGTGGGAAAAAAACTTGGCCTGAAGAAAATCAAGCAGCCTTGCTTGGATACCTACGAGTTGGCGGTCAGATTGGAAAATGGGAAATACCATGATCCGCATGCCATCGCTTCACAGGATTATTCTTTGGACAAGCTATGTGAGCGGTACAAAATCCCCTTGGATGATAGACATACGGCCGCCGGAGATGCCATGCTTACCTCGCAGCTCTTATTAAAACTCCTGAAAATGGCGGAGAAAAAAGGAATTAAAACCTACGGCGACCTATTGAGCTAA